From the Alkalibacter rhizosphaerae genome, one window contains:
- a CDS encoding arginine deiminase yields MIQDQIKQLQVCSEVGPLKKVMLHRPGRELERILPEQLSELLFEDIPWLSRMQKEHDGFARELKESGVEIFYVEDLLQDVLHDEVRRRKVLEDVLEGSDTCDKPAKDFLYEYLQEKSAGEFVDYMIGGINKEDIKEFKKVKSLSDFVEDPHYFYINPLPNLYFMRDPAVVIGDGIAIGSMHSPVRKRESGFMRLLYEHHPLFARGEMDLYFSNDFQHTLEGGDVLVLSKDTLAVGCSQRTGVAGIELLADQLFSSHSDIRNLLIIQIPKVRAYMHLDTVFTMIDYDKFTIYSGILDAVNVFSVTKTESGAFDYAQEENLQKALEKYLKTSLELIPSGGDDPVTAAREQWNDGTNTLAIAPGKVVAYGRNEVSNRVLRSRGINVIEIEASELVRGRGGPRCMSMPLHRTDQ; encoded by the coding sequence ATGATACAAGATCAAATAAAACAACTTCAAGTCTGCTCCGAGGTGGGTCCCCTCAAAAAAGTCATGCTTCACCGCCCCGGAAGGGAACTGGAAAGAATATTGCCGGAACAGCTGTCGGAACTCCTTTTCGAAGACATACCCTGGTTGAGCCGAATGCAGAAAGAGCATGACGGGTTTGCCCGAGAATTGAAGGAGTCTGGAGTGGAGATCTTCTATGTGGAAGACTTGCTCCAAGACGTGCTCCACGACGAGGTGCGCCGCAGAAAGGTGCTGGAGGATGTGCTGGAAGGCAGCGACACCTGTGACAAGCCGGCCAAGGACTTTCTCTACGAGTACCTGCAGGAAAAGTCGGCAGGTGAGTTTGTGGACTACATGATCGGCGGGATCAACAAGGAAGACATCAAGGAGTTCAAAAAAGTGAAATCCCTGTCGGATTTTGTGGAAGATCCCCATTATTTTTACATCAATCCCCTGCCCAACCTGTATTTTATGCGGGATCCGGCAGTGGTGATCGGCGACGGCATTGCCATCGGATCCATGCATTCTCCAGTCCGAAAGCGGGAAAGCGGATTCATGCGGCTGCTCTACGAACACCATCCCCTCTTTGCCCGGGGAGAGATGGACCTGTATTTTTCCAATGACTTCCAGCATACCCTGGAAGGGGGAGACGTGCTGGTCCTTTCCAAGGACACTCTGGCCGTGGGATGCAGTCAGCGGACCGGCGTGGCAGGGATCGAACTATTGGCAGATCAGCTTTTTTCCAGTCATTCGGACATTCGGAACCTGCTGATCATACAGATCCCCAAGGTTCGAGCTTACATGCACCTGGATACGGTCTTCACCATGATCGATTACGACAAATTTACCATCTATTCCGGCATCCTGGATGCCGTCAATGTATTCAGCGTCACCAAAACCGAGTCGGGGGCTTTTGACTACGCCCAGGAAGAGAATCTGCAAAAGGCTCTGGAGAAGTATCTGAAAACATCCCTGGAACTGATTCCCAGCGGCGGCGACGATCCGGTCACGGCGGCAAGGGAACAGTGGAACGACGGAACCAACACCCTGGCCATTGCACCGGGGAAAGTGGTGGCCTATGGACGAAACGAAGTATCCAACCGGGTCTTGCGAAGCCGGGGGATCAACGTCATCGAGATCGAAGCCAGCGAGCTGGTGCGGGGACGGGGTGGCCCCAGATGCATGAGCATGCCCCTGCATCGAACAGACCAATAA
- the pyrF gene encoding orotidine-5'-phosphate decarboxylase translates to MIMDRLYDKAKKRGPVCLGLDTDLSYLPACIAKEKISTGEQLFRFNKEIIDQTKDLVACYKVQIAYYEALGMEGMEAYRQTMAYIRQQGEISIGDVKRGDIAATAQKYAKGHFEGDFETDIITVNGYMGEDAISPFYPYLKEKGLFVLLRTSNKSAVDLQDVDAGGQKVFLHMGDLIATWGKAFMGDSGFSAIGAVVGLTYPEEFELLAQTYPNMFFLVPGYGAQGGTGKDLARVLKKSSCAVVNSSRGLITAHKGKSDDWDFAQYVRTATFTMKEDIVSWL, encoded by the coding sequence ATGATCATGGACAGATTGTACGATAAGGCGAAAAAACGAGGACCGGTGTGTCTGGGATTGGACACGGATCTTTCCTACCTGCCGGCCTGCATCGCAAAAGAAAAGATCTCCACAGGAGAGCAGCTCTTTCGCTTCAACAAGGAGATCATCGACCAGACCAAGGACCTGGTGGCCTGTTACAAGGTGCAGATCGCCTATTACGAAGCCCTGGGGATGGAAGGGATGGAAGCCTACCGGCAGACCATGGCTTACATCCGCCAGCAAGGAGAGATCTCCATCGGCGACGTGAAGCGGGGCGACATCGCCGCCACCGCCCAAAAGTATGCAAAAGGCCACTTTGAAGGGGATTTTGAAACGGATATCATCACCGTCAACGGCTACATGGGGGAAGACGCCATCTCTCCCTTTTATCCATATCTGAAAGAAAAGGGACTCTTCGTCCTCCTTCGCACCTCCAATAAAAGTGCGGTGGATCTTCAGGATGTGGACGCAGGGGGGCAAAAAGTCTTCCTCCACATGGGAGACCTGATCGCCACATGGGGAAAGGCCTTTATGGGAGATTCCGGTTTCAGCGCCATCGGTGCCGTGGTGGGACTGACCTACCCGGAAGAGTTTGAACTCCTGGCCCAAACCTATCCCAACATGTTCTTCCTGGTGCCGGGCTACGGCGCCCAGGGCGGGACGGGAAAGGATCTGGCCCGGGTCCTGAAGAAAAGCTCCTGCGCCGTGGTCAACTCCTCCCGAGGATTGATCACCGCCCACAAGGGGAAAAGTGACGACTGGGATTTTGCCCAATACGTGAGAACGGCCACCTTCACCATGAAGGAGGACATCGTGTCATGGCTTTAG
- a CDS encoding Veg family protein: MNTRQTLNEIKEGLEHYVGHRVRLRANKSRKRVVIKEGVIEEIYPSIFVIKVEEANRNPRKMSFCYSDLLTHNIELFLCENNESIVCG, translated from the coding sequence ATGAATACCAGGCAAACGCTCAACGAAATTAAAGAGGGGCTGGAGCACTACGTAGGTCACAGAGTACGATTGCGAGCAAACAAAAGCAGAAAAAGAGTAGTCATCAAAGAAGGCGTGATCGAGGAGATCTATCCAAGCATCTTCGTGATCAAAGTAGAGGAAGCCAACCGGAATCCCCGAAAAATGTCTTTCTGCTATTCGGATCTATTGACTCATAATATTGAATTGTTTCTTTGCGAAAACAACGAAAGCATCGTTTGTGGATAA
- the pyrE gene encoding orotate phosphoribosyltransferase produces the protein MENKTIRILKETEALLEGHFLLSSGKHSEGYVQCAKVLRFPDKAAAVLEPVVEKIKDLGIQKVAGPAMGGVIVSYELGRQLDVEAIFTERKDGVMELRRGFEILPGEKVIIAEDVVTTGKSTLETKEVLEALGAQVVGVACIADRRGEGMDIGLPVYASVELFFPTYDPQDCPACKRGEKAEKPGSRGNA, from the coding sequence ATGGAAAACAAGACTATACGCATTTTGAAGGAAACGGAAGCACTACTGGAGGGACACTTTTTGCTCTCGTCTGGCAAGCACAGCGAGGGGTACGTCCAGTGCGCCAAAGTCCTTCGGTTCCCGGACAAGGCGGCAGCCGTACTGGAACCGGTAGTGGAAAAGATCAAGGACCTGGGGATCCAAAAGGTGGCGGGACCGGCCATGGGGGGCGTCATCGTCAGCTATGAACTGGGCCGCCAGTTGGACGTGGAAGCCATTTTTACGGAGCGAAAAGACGGAGTCATGGAACTTCGCCGGGGATTTGAGATCCTACCGGGAGAAAAGGTCATCATTGCAGAAGACGTGGTGACCACGGGAAAATCCACCCTGGAGACGAAAGAAGTACTGGAAGCCTTGGGTGCCCAGGTAGTGGGTGTGGCCTGCATCGCGGATCGGCGTGGAGAGGGTATGGACATCGGTCTTCCCGTCTACGCTTCCGTGGAGCTGTTTTTCCCCACTTACGATCCACAGGATTGTCCCGCATGCAAAAGAGGAGAAAAAGCGGAAAAACCGGGCAGCCGGGGGAATGCATGA
- a CDS encoding amidohydrolase family protein — MEGIRDGMVDVLATDHAPHSPEDKEKGSPGISNMEYAFAVYHTVFKEHGLSLQRLSQMLSAQPARMLGLAAGRIREGLEADLVLVDLETEETIDPLKFLSKGKNTPFAGRTVKGKIITTIKGGIVKYDHGQIVR, encoded by the coding sequence GTGGAAGGGATCCGGGACGGGATGGTGGATGTGCTTGCCACAGACCACGCCCCCCACAGTCCGGAAGACAAGGAAAAAGGATCCCCCGGCATCTCCAACATGGAGTACGCCTTCGCCGTTTACCACACCGTATTCAAGGAACATGGACTCTCCCTCCAGCGGCTGAGCCAAATGCTCAGCGCCCAGCCGGCACGCATGCTGGGACTGGCGGCAGGACGTATCCGGGAAGGCCTGGAAGCCGACCTGGTCCTGGTGGATCTGGAGACGGAAGAGACCATTGATCCCCTCAAATTTTTATCCAAAGGAAAAAACACCCCATTTGCCGGTCGGACCGTGAAGGGGAAAATCATCACCACCATCAAAGGAGGCATTGTGAAATATGATCATGGACAGATTGTACGATAA
- a CDS encoding dihydroorotate dehydrogenase electron transfer subunit — translation MALVLKNEEMGAGMFLMVTDQGGGAQPGQFYMVRSWDKYPLLSRPVSIFHQDEETTSFLYRVVGEGTELLSRCKPGDPVDLQGPYGTGFPMVTGKRIAMVGGGIGTAPLYWTAQALKELDGDNEVTLYLGFDEENQATDLFKNLDADLHVQIGGYVTDGLESEEYDLVYTCGPEIMMKKVYEFYRETCKDVYVSMEKRMACGVGACLGCTCETKDGNKRTCKEGPVFPGRSVFYE, via the coding sequence ATGGCTTTAGTATTGAAAAACGAAGAGATGGGCGCCGGCATGTTTCTCATGGTGACGGACCAGGGAGGAGGCGCTCAGCCAGGACAGTTCTACATGGTTCGAAGCTGGGACAAGTATCCTCTTCTCTCCAGACCCGTCAGCATCTTTCATCAGGACGAAGAAACCACTAGCTTTCTCTACCGGGTGGTGGGGGAAGGGACCGAGCTTTTGTCCCGCTGCAAGCCGGGGGATCCGGTGGATCTCCAGGGGCCTTACGGCACCGGCTTTCCCATGGTGACCGGCAAAAGGATCGCCATGGTGGGAGGGGGGATCGGTACGGCCCCCTTGTACTGGACGGCTCAGGCACTCAAAGAGTTGGACGGGGACAATGAAGTGACCCTCTATCTGGGCTTTGACGAAGAAAATCAGGCAACGGATCTCTTCAAAAACCTGGATGCCGACCTCCATGTGCAGATCGGCGGATACGTCACCGATGGACTGGAAAGCGAAGAATACGACCTGGTCTATACCTGCGGACCGGAGATCATGATGAAAAAGGTATACGAATTCTACCGGGAAACCTGCAAGGACGTCTACGTTTCCATGGAGAAGCGGATGGCCTGCGGTGTAGGTGCCTGTCTGGGCTGCACCTGCGAGACAAAAGACGGAAACAAGCGGACCTGCAAGGAAGGCCCCGTATTTCCGGGAAGGAGCGTGTTTTATGAATAG
- the amrA gene encoding AmmeMemoRadiSam system protein A produces MSLVGVAIAPHPPILIPEIGRGEEKKAHKTLNGMKKMAEYVAGQKPEIIVVISPHGNMFSDGFCILDAEELEGDFSDFGYLGYHLRKRLHRPFLEKMKEVLADSSFSYLFMTEEDAQFYRGSMALDHGALVPLYFIEQVYQDYKLVHIAPGDLGLEETHRFGTVLERVASELDQRVLVLASADLSHCLKDSGPYHYAKEGPIFDQILVESIRAKRYDDLTHMKPHLYEPAGQCGLRSIVMALGSVDGMKNRPEVFSYEGPYGVGYMTGAIHVTGEKTHGEIHRSRDQVEEDPYVHLARRSVEHWTREGTLLNWDEYKKDLKDETFVEEMENTRAGAFVSIHKNNQLRGCIGTIEATKENLALEIIQNGVEASSFDPRFPAVEPWELAELEIKVDVLKKPEPIQAWTELDPVRYGVIVEKGSRRGLLLPNLEGVDTVEAQLDIAMQKAGIMSLNQATVYRFEVIRYEN; encoded by the coding sequence ATGAGTTTGGTAGGAGTTGCCATAGCGCCCCACCCGCCCATATTGATTCCGGAGATCGGCAGGGGGGAAGAAAAAAAGGCCCACAAAACCTTGAACGGCATGAAAAAAATGGCGGAATATGTTGCTGGGCAAAAACCGGAGATCATCGTGGTGATCTCTCCCCACGGAAACATGTTTTCCGACGGCTTCTGCATCCTGGATGCAGAAGAACTGGAAGGGGATTTCAGTGATTTCGGATATCTGGGATATCACCTGAGAAAGAGGCTTCATCGTCCATTTTTGGAAAAAATGAAGGAAGTCCTGGCGGATTCGTCTTTTTCCTATCTGTTCATGACGGAGGAGGATGCACAGTTTTACCGGGGTTCCATGGCCTTGGACCATGGTGCCCTGGTCCCCCTGTATTTCATCGAGCAGGTATACCAGGATTACAAGCTGGTCCATATCGCTCCCGGGGATCTGGGATTGGAAGAGACCCATCGATTCGGTACGGTCCTGGAAAGGGTGGCTTCGGAGCTTGACCAGCGGGTCTTGGTCCTGGCCAGTGCCGACTTGTCCCACTGCCTGAAGGATTCGGGTCCTTATCACTATGCAAAGGAAGGCCCCATTTTTGACCAGATCCTGGTGGAGAGCATTCGAGCCAAGCGCTACGACGACCTGACCCATATGAAGCCCCATCTCTACGAACCGGCAGGTCAGTGTGGACTTCGTTCCATCGTCATGGCTCTTGGAAGCGTGGATGGGATGAAAAACCGGCCGGAGGTCTTCAGTTACGAAGGTCCTTACGGCGTGGGTTACATGACGGGAGCCATCCATGTCACCGGTGAAAAAACCCATGGAGAGATCCACCGTTCTCGAGATCAAGTGGAGGAAGATCCTTATGTCCACCTGGCAAGACGAAGCGTGGAGCATTGGACCCGGGAGGGGACCCTGCTAAACTGGGACGAATACAAGAAGGACTTGAAGGATGAAACATTTGTGGAAGAAATGGAAAACACACGGGCCGGTGCTTTTGTGTCCATCCACAAGAACAACCAGCTTCGAGGGTGTATCGGGACCATTGAAGCAACCAAGGAAAATTTGGCGCTGGAGATCATACAAAACGGCGTGGAAGCCTCCAGTTTCGATCCCCGGTTTCCTGCAGTGGAACCTTGGGAACTGGCGGAACTGGAGATCAAGGTGGACGTGTTGAAGAAACCGGAACCCATCCAAGCCTGGACGGAGTTGGATCCCGTCCGATACGGGGTCATCGTGGAAAAAGGATCGAGAAGAGGTTTGCTTCTTCCCAACCTGGAAGGGGTGGACACGGTGGAGGCCCAGTTGGATATCGCCATGCAAAAAGCAGGCATCATGTCCTTGAACCAGGCCACCGTATACCGGTTTGAAGTGATCCGGTACGAAAACTAG
- a CDS encoding FAD-dependent oxidoreductase has protein sequence MKLVIVGGVAGGATAAGRYRRLDKDAEIIILDKGAYISFANCGLPYYVGGVIEEKEDLLASTPEAMKEEYNIDVRLYNEVTKVDPAEKRLSVTDHQTGETYEETYDKLILATGSSPLKPPIPGIDGENIFPLWTIPDAQAILAHMDKKEAKTAAIIGGGFIGIEMAENLHRQGLKVSIVEMSDQVMAPLDKEMAEYVHEELKKKDIELILGDGVDSFTDDKGKTQIATQSGRTLAADLVLLSIGVRPNSQLAKEAGLKVGERGGIVVSDRMETSDPGIYAVGDVIEVVDFVQKTKTMIPLAGPANKQGRIVANVIGGQDDHYSGTQGTSAVRIFDLDICATGVNEKMLIKQGKEKGKDFEIIKIDAANHAGYYPGTEALHIKVVFDLNDGRILGPKWWVDPAATSGSIFFPPSSATAAGSRT, from the coding sequence ATGAAATTAGTAATAGTTGGAGGCGTCGCCGGTGGAGCGACCGCCGCCGGACGGTATCGCCGCCTGGACAAAGATGCAGAGATCATCATATTGGACAAAGGTGCCTACATCTCCTTCGCCAATTGTGGACTCCCCTATTATGTAGGCGGGGTGATCGAAGAGAAAGAAGACTTGCTGGCTTCCACTCCGGAAGCCATGAAAGAGGAATACAACATCGACGTACGCCTCTACAACGAGGTGACCAAAGTCGATCCGGCGGAAAAACGGCTTTCCGTCACCGATCATCAAACAGGAGAAACCTACGAAGAGACCTACGACAAGCTGATCCTGGCAACGGGATCCTCTCCATTAAAGCCTCCCATCCCCGGCATCGACGGGGAAAACATTTTTCCCCTTTGGACCATTCCTGATGCCCAGGCCATTTTGGCGCACATGGACAAAAAAGAGGCAAAAACGGCAGCCATCATCGGCGGCGGTTTTATCGGCATCGAAATGGCGGAAAATCTCCATCGCCAGGGTCTGAAAGTTTCCATCGTGGAAATGAGCGACCAGGTCATGGCCCCCTTGGACAAGGAAATGGCGGAGTATGTCCATGAAGAATTGAAGAAAAAAGACATAGAGCTGATCCTGGGCGACGGGGTGGATTCCTTCACCGACGACAAGGGAAAGACCCAGATCGCCACCCAAAGCGGCCGGACCCTTGCAGCCGACCTGGTCCTCCTCTCCATTGGCGTGCGACCCAACAGCCAGCTTGCCAAAGAGGCGGGACTGAAAGTGGGAGAACGGGGCGGCATCGTGGTCTCCGATCGAATGGAGACCTCTGATCCGGGCATCTACGCCGTTGGGGACGTCATCGAAGTAGTTGATTTCGTCCAAAAGACAAAAACCATGATCCCCCTGGCGGGACCGGCCAACAAACAGGGCCGCATCGTGGCCAACGTCATTGGCGGACAGGACGATCACTACAGCGGGACCCAAGGCACCAGCGCCGTGCGGATTTTTGACTTGGATATTTGTGCCACCGGGGTCAACGAAAAGATGCTGATAAAACAAGGAAAGGAAAAAGGGAAAGATTTTGAGATCATCAAGATCGACGCCGCCAACCATGCCGGCTATTATCCGGGGACGGAAGCCCTTCACATCAAGGTGGTCTTCGACTTGAATGACGGCAGGATCTTGGGGCCCAAGTGGTGGGTGGATCCGGCAGCGACAAGCGGATCGATATTTTTTCCACCATCATCCGCTACGGCGGCGGGATCCAGGACTTGA
- a CDS encoding peptidylprolyl isomerase, whose amino-acid sequence MSKTLATVNGKTITDADIDVLLSTLPPQQAATYSSPEARKNILEELIAHELFYFDAQDNNLEEDEGFQKELEIAKEKLMKSYQIGSLLRKVTISDEATENFYNESPENFQEQPQFSAKHILVATKEEHDDLMKQLDEGADFSELAKNHSTCPSKDRGGDLGTFAKGQMVKEFDDALETMEVGETRGDVKTTYGYHIVQLTDKTGGRTIPYEEVKDKIKQYLLTNEQNELFVNKVAELKSKYPVLYMD is encoded by the coding sequence ATGAGTAAAACACTAGCAACTGTCAATGGAAAAACCATCACCGATGCGGATATCGATGTACTTTTAAGCACCTTGCCGCCCCAGCAGGCGGCCACCTATTCCAGTCCGGAAGCAAGAAAAAACATTCTGGAAGAATTGATCGCCCACGAACTGTTCTATTTCGACGCCCAGGACAACAACCTGGAGGAAGACGAAGGGTTTCAGAAGGAATTGGAGATCGCAAAAGAAAAATTGATGAAAAGCTACCAGATCGGAAGCCTTCTTCGAAAAGTCACGATCAGCGATGAAGCGACGGAAAATTTCTACAACGAGAGCCCGGAAAACTTCCAGGAGCAGCCTCAATTCAGCGCCAAGCACATTTTGGTCGCCACCAAGGAAGAGCACGACGACCTGATGAAGCAGCTGGACGAAGGGGCCGACTTTTCGGAACTGGCCAAGAACCATTCCACCTGCCCTTCCAAAGACCGCGGAGGAGATCTGGGGACTTTTGCCAAAGGACAAATGGTCAAGGAATTCGACGATGCCCTGGAGACCATGGAAGTCGGCGAGACCCGCGGCGACGTAAAAACCACCTACGGATACCATATCGTACAGCTTACGGACAAAACCGGAGGCCGCACTATTCCTTACGAGGAAGTAAAAGACAAGATCAAGCAATACCTGTTGACCAACGAGCAAAACGAGCTCTTTGTCAACAAAGTAGCGGAACTGAAATCCAAATATCCAGTCCTTTATATGGACTAA
- a CDS encoding aspartate carbamoyltransferase regulatory subunit — translation MINVSKIKKGIVIDHIAQGQGYKIFSQLKLDEIEDVVVLLRNIPSNKMGKKDLIKIETDIYLDLTVLGLIDPNITINIIKDGVRAEKIKLTLPEKVTGILKCKNPRCITQHEKVRDVQFHLADPEKRLYRCEYCDSHTSL, via the coding sequence ATGATCAACGTATCCAAGATCAAAAAAGGCATCGTCATCGACCATATCGCCCAGGGACAGGGCTACAAGATCTTTTCCCAGCTGAAGCTGGACGAGATCGAGGACGTGGTGGTCCTCCTGCGAAATATCCCCAGCAACAAAATGGGCAAGAAGGACCTGATCAAGATCGAGACGGACATCTACTTGGACCTGACCGTACTGGGGCTCATCGACCCCAACATCACCATCAACATCATCAAGGACGGGGTCCGTGCGGAAAAGATCAAACTGACCCTGCCGGAAAAAGTGACGGGCATCCTCAAATGCAAGAATCCAAGATGCATCACCCAGCACGAAAAGGTACGGGATGTCCAGTTCCATCTGGCAGACCCGGAGAAGCGGCTCTATCGCTGTGAATACTGCGATTCCCATACGTCCCTGTAA
- the argF gene encoding ornithine carbamoyltransferase, with amino-acid sequence MPINIKGRSLLTLKDYSGEEIRYLLDLAKDLKNKKRMGIRGDLLEGKNIVLLFEKTSTRTRCAFEVAAYDEGARVTFLTNSQMGKKESIEDTAKVLGRFYDGIEFRGFRQETVEQLACHSGVPVWNGLTDRYHPTQVLADMLTIQEHVNKPFHQMKLVYVGDARNNMANSLMIGCAKLGMSYTAVAPKSLFPEEDLVEEVNLLAKETGAIIQITDDVDQGVKNADAVYTDVWVSMGEEDQFAERIRLLSPYQVNMDLMKKTENEDCIFLHCLPAFHDLETETAREIYEHFGIQEMEVTDEVFRSRNSVVFDQAENRMHTIKAVMCATL; translated from the coding sequence ATGCCTATCAATATAAAAGGTCGCAGCCTGCTGACCCTGAAAGACTATTCCGGGGAAGAGATCCGCTATCTCTTGGATCTGGCCAAGGATCTGAAAAACAAAAAAAGAATGGGGATCCGGGGGGATCTTCTGGAAGGCAAGAACATCGTTCTTCTTTTCGAAAAGACATCCACCCGAACCCGGTGTGCTTTTGAAGTGGCGGCTTATGACGAAGGTGCCAGGGTCACTTTTTTGACCAACAGCCAAATGGGGAAAAAGGAATCCATCGAAGATACGGCCAAAGTTCTGGGGCGTTTTTACGACGGCATCGAATTCCGGGGCTTCCGTCAGGAGACGGTGGAACAACTGGCCTGCCATTCCGGCGTACCCGTATGGAACGGATTGACGGACCGGTACCATCCCACCCAGGTGCTGGCAGACATGCTGACCATCCAGGAACACGTCAACAAGCCTTTTCATCAAATGAAGCTGGTCTACGTGGGAGATGCCAGAAACAACATGGCCAATTCCCTGATGATCGGCTGCGCCAAGCTGGGGATGTCCTATACGGCAGTGGCCCCCAAGTCCCTCTTTCCAGAGGAGGACCTGGTGGAGGAAGTGAACCTGCTGGCCAAAGAGACGGGAGCGATCATCCAGATCACCGACGACGTGGATCAGGGCGTGAAAAATGCGGACGCCGTTTATACGGATGTGTGGGTCTCCATGGGGGAAGAGGACCAGTTTGCAGAGCGGATCCGGTTGCTCTCACCCTATCAGGTCAATATGGACCTGATGAAAAAGACGGAAAACGAGGACTGTATCTTCCTTCACTGCCTGCCTGCCTTCCATGACCTGGAAACGGAGACGGCCAGGGAGATCTATGAACATTTTGGGATTCAGGAAATGGAAGTGACCGACGAGGTGTTTCGAAGTAGAAACTCCGTGGTCTTTGACCAGGCGGAAAATCGGATGCACACCATCAAAGCGGTAATGTGCGCCACGTTATAA
- the amrS gene encoding AmmeMemoRadiSam system radical SAM enzyme, whose protein sequence is MKEARYVKILEGKDLRCQLCPHECLIGPGEVGRCKVRRNIDGVLYTENYGKISAIHVDPVEKKPLRHFMEGSKTLSLGSFGCNFHCPWCQNYNISLEKPQVETYSPEAIVDLALELGVPSISYTYNEPTVFLEFVLDTARLAKSKGLKNIYVSNGYIASEPLEDLLECIDACNLDVKTFDPFYYKKYCGGELEWVKRTVEKAASKIHVELTALLVTGVNDKEEDLERMFRWIASVDPAIPLHLSRYFPTYHYHEEATSPQWMVAVKELADQYLKRVYLGNV, encoded by the coding sequence ATGAAAGAAGCCCGATATGTAAAAATCTTGGAAGGAAAAGATCTGCGCTGCCAGTTGTGTCCCCATGAATGCCTCATCGGTCCCGGAGAGGTGGGACGCTGCAAGGTTCGACGAAATATAGACGGAGTACTGTATACGGAAAACTACGGAAAGATCAGCGCCATCCATGTGGACCCGGTGGAGAAAAAACCTCTTCGCCATTTTATGGAAGGCTCCAAAACCCTGTCCCTGGGCAGTTTTGGATGCAATTTTCACTGTCCCTGGTGCCAGAACTACAACATATCCCTGGAAAAGCCCCAGGTGGAGACCTACTCGCCGGAAGCAATAGTGGACCTGGCTTTGGAGCTGGGTGTGCCTTCCATCAGCTACACCTACAACGAGCCTACAGTGTTTCTGGAATTCGTCCTGGATACGGCCCGTCTGGCAAAATCGAAAGGGCTGAAAAACATTTACGTATCCAATGGATACATAGCTTCGGAGCCCTTGGAAGATCTTTTGGAGTGCATCGACGCATGCAATCTGGACGTAAAGACCTTTGATCCCTTCTATTATAAAAAGTATTGCGGCGGAGAACTGGAATGGGTAAAGCGGACGGTGGAAAAAGCGGCATCGAAGATCCACGTGGAATTGACGGCCCTGCTGGTCACCGGCGTCAACGACAAGGAAGAGGACCTGGAGCGGATGTTTCGATGGATCGCCAGTGTGGACCCCGCCATCCCCCTTCATTTGAGCCGGTATTTTCCCACTTATCACTATCATGAGGAAGCCACTTCGCCCCAGTGGATGGTCGCTGTAAAAGAGCTGGCGGACCAATACCTGAAACGGGTGTATCTGGGAAACGTTTGA
- a CDS encoding amidohydrolase family protein — protein sequence MRINNIRIIDETQDFSGSVLLREGKILRVMEEAETREGEFADEPVLDGKGMALLPSFIDLHAHMREPGYEYKENLESGLSAALAGGFTQVCAMANTDPVTDSKEKVRANLEKAKKLDLARLIQVCAVTRDFADDRSALVDFAAIRPWTPIFSNDGKNMEDPQAMEAALRASGRYDFILSCHCEPETEMVERYIKVGRKVGGNLHICHISTRETMEAIRRAKEDGINITCEVTPHHLFSWDDTYRVAPPLPQEKM from the coding sequence ATGCGGATCAACAACATACGGATCATCGACGAAACACAAGACTTTTCAGGAAGTGTCCTCCTCCGGGAAGGAAAGATCCTTCGAGTGATGGAGGAGGCGGAAACCCGGGAAGGGGAATTTGCCGACGAACCGGTCCTGGATGGGAAGGGCATGGCCCTGCTGCCGTCCTTTATCGACCTTCACGCCCACATGCGGGAACCGGGCTACGAATACAAGGAAAACCTGGAAAGCGGCCTGTCGGCGGCACTGGCAGGGGGATTCACCCAAGTATGCGCCATGGCCAACACGGATCCGGTGACGGACAGCAAGGAAAAAGTGCGGGCCAATCTGGAAAAAGCCAAAAAACTGGACCTGGCCCGATTGATCCAGGTGTGCGCCGTGACCAGGGACTTTGCCGACGATCGGTCAGCGTTGGTGGATTTTGCAGCCATCCGACCCTGGACCCCCATCTTTTCCAACGACGGGAAAAACATGGAGGACCCCCAAGCCATGGAGGCGGCGCTAAGGGCATCCGGCCGGTACGACTTCATCCTCTCCTGTCACTGCGAACCGGAAACAGAGATGGTGGAGCGTTATATCAAGGTTGGGAGAAAAGTGGGAGGAAACCTCCACATCTGCCACATCAGCACCCGGGAAACCATGGAAGCCATCCGCCGGGCGAAAGAAGACGGGATCAACATCACCTGCGAAGTCACTCCCCATCACCTGTTCTCCTGGGACGACACCTACCGGGTGGCGCCCCCATTGCCACAAGAGAAGATGTAG